A single Salmo trutta chromosome 14, fSalTru1.1, whole genome shotgun sequence DNA region contains:
- the LOC115207965 gene encoding cyclin-dependent kinase 2: protein MELFQKVEKIGEGTYGVVYKAKNKVTGETVALKKIRLDTETEGVPSTAIREISLLKELSHPNIVKLCDVIHTENKLYLVFEFLHQDLKKFMDSSVSGISLPLVKSYLFQLLQGLAFCHSHRVLHRDLKPQNLLINAQGEIKLADFGLARAFGVPVRTYTHEVVTLWYRAPEILLGCKYYSTAVDIWSLGCIFAEMITRRALFPGDSEIDQLFRIFRTLGTPDEVAWPGVTSMPDYKPSFPKWTRQELSKVVPPLDEDGRELLKQMLSYDPNKRISAKNALVHRFFRDVTMPMPHLRL, encoded by the exons ATGGAATTATTTCAGAAAGTGGAAAAGATTGGAGAAGGGACGTACGGGGTGGTGTACAAGGCAAAGAACAAAGTCACGGGAGAGACTGTTGCCCTCAAGAAAATCAGACTAGACAC GGAAACGGAGGGAGTACCAAGCACTGCCATCCGAGAGATATCGCTCCTCAAAGAGCTCAGCCACCCAAATATTGTCAA ACTCTGTGATGTCATCCACACAGAGAACAAACTGTACCTAGTTTTTGAGTTCCTTCATCAGGACCTTAAGAAGTTCATGGACTCCTCGGTCTCTGGTATCTCTCTGCCACTTGTCAAG aGTTACCTGTTCCAGCTGCTGCAGGGCCTGGCCTTCTGTCATTCCCACAGAGTTCTCCATCGGGACCTGAAGCCCCAGAACCTGCTCATTAACGCccagggggagatcaagctggcTGACTTTGGCCTGGCTAGGGCCTTTGGGGTACCTGTCCGCACCTACACTCATGAG GTGGTAACTCTATGGTACCGAGCTCCAGAAATTCTTTTGGGCTGCAAATACTACTCCACAGCGGTTGACATCTGGAGTTTGGGCTGCATCTTTGCTGAAATG ATCACCAGGAGGGCCTTGTTTCCAGGCGACTCAGAGATCGATCAGCTGTTCCGGATCTTCCGTACCCTGGGCACACCGGACGAGGTGGCCTGGCCAGGGGTCACTTCCATGCCTGACTACAAGCCCTCCTTCCCCAAGTGGACCCGACAGGAGCTGTCCAAAGTGGTTCCCCCACTGGATGAGGATGGGAGAGAGCTGCTCAAG CAAATGCTGAGCTATGACCCAAACAAGAGGATATCTGCCAAAAATGCCCTGGTCCATCGGTTTTTCCGTGATGTCACCATGCCAATGCCACACCTACGACTGTGA